The Pseudomonadota bacterium genomic interval GAGCCCTGGGTGCAGAAGCTGGCAAGGATCTTTCCACTCACCCATATGATAGACAGCGCCAGAAAAGTGATGAACGACGGGGCAAGCCTGTATGATATCCGCTACCAGATCATAACTCTTATCGCCATGTCATCTCTTTTCCTGCTCTTTGGATCATTGCTTTTCAAGTGGCAGAAAGACTGATTCTGTCATTCTATTCAGGGTCTGTCCGAATGGAATCCCGGTGTCATTTCTTGCTCAACAGGACACCAATTACAACTCAAGGATCTTCTGATTGATATCAATCGCCGCAACAGCGCCCCGTCCGGCGGCGATGATCGCCTGAGAGCTTCCGGTCCTGATTGCGCCAACCGCATACAGCCCCGGGCAGGAGGACTCTCCCTTGCTGCTCACGGTAATTTTCCTGATAGAGTCCCGATCAAGGGCGAGATCATTTAAATAATCATCATTTAAAATATAACCGAAGCTTGCAAGAATCACCTCACACGGCACAAATTCACCAGTGTCAAGCTGCATGCCCGTCAGCTGATCCTCACCTTCAAGCTCAACGGCCTTGCCGTATTTGAGGACGATGCCGTCCTCCCCAAGCATTTCAACAAAATCGTCCGGAGGAATAAAGTTGTCAAGAATCAGGGTGATGTCTTTGGTGAACATCTGCTTGACTGCAAAAGCAAGACGCACGGCATTGATCGAAAGCCCGAGAATAACCAGTTTTTTGCCTTTCGTCCTGTATCCGTCGCAGTCGACACAGGTAAAATAACTCTTGGCAAAAAAACGATGCAGGTTGGCGATTCTTGGGAGATTTTCAGTGGCGCCGGTGGAGGCAATAACAAACTTTGAAAAAAAATTCTTTTCAGGTGTGCGGACTTCAAATAACTCTTTTTTAAGAACTTTTGAAACGCGCAGCCGCGCTATTTCAACCCCGAAATTTCGTACCTGGTCAAAACCTCCCTCAATCAACTCCCGCCCGGTAACAAGTTCTCTGCCGAGATAGTTCTCAATGTGGGATGCATGCCTGGTCCTGCCGCCCCCCTTGTCAAGAACCAGAACTCTCCGGTTAAACCTGGCAAGATGAAGCGCCGCCTGTAAACCGCCGGGGCCGCCGCCAGTTACGATGCAATCATATGGATTTTCATTTTTCATGTATTAACATGCCTGGCACCTGATATTCCTCACCATATACCAGCTTGCATTCAAAGAGGTAATAAGGAGGCAAAGAGGGCGGCCCAGAAGGATAAATACGCCGAAGAAGCTGCCGACAGCAGCAATTGCAGCGAAGTTATAATTTGAATGCTCAGGTATCACATCCTGTATAACGCCAATGCCATGGCTCCCAGAGAAAACCATCCCGCAGATCCTCAGGATAACTTTCCTCAAAGCAGAATTTATGGGCATTTCCTTCAAGCCATTTCCTGGACTCGGTTTTTACAAAAGAAGAATTGCTCGGCACCATATCAAAGGCTATTCCAAGCATATGCTCGGAATAGCCGGGCGGGGCCGTCCCCCTTCCGGCAATCTCCTCAAAGGTCTTCCCCTTTGCAATGAGTCTCATAAATACCTGCCGCTGATAATACATGCTCCGATAGCCGGAATCGACTTTAAGCTCAATACCTTCAAGTGCTGCGGCATTGGCCATCCTGACAAATGCGTCCCGGGTCTTTCTGGTCACATAAATCTTGCTTTCCTCAAAAGAAAAATCAATTGGCACCTTCACAAGGTCCATGGATTTCGGATTATCTTTAATGCCGAAAACGTGTCCTTTCCAGGGCAGCTGCACCGGATAGGTTTCGCCGTTTATTGTCACGAACTCTTCCGCAGGAGTGTCAGTCTCAACCAGAGAGTTATGCTCCCATTTCATGTTATCTAAATCCGCTGCACTCACAAACCCGGACAAAAGAAAAATTATACATGGAAACAACCATATGGAAATAAATAGCAGACAAAATTTTGGTTTAAGCGAAATCATTTGAACAGAGTAAACTCTTCCATAAAAGGTTTTTTGATCATCGATTACAAGAAAAAAAACAGATAAAAAATTATACCGGCAAGTGAAACAATGCCCAGCATTATTAAAGATATAATGAATTCATCGTTTCTGCGACGATGCCTTTTTAAATTTATGACAATCCCAGCCAGACTGAGAAACAGTCCGACAATCATAAGATAGAAAAGGTAATTTGCCAATTCGATATTCCATTCAGCTCGCAAAGGCACATTAAACTTGGTATCAATGTAGGTCTGAATCTGCGGTCTTGCCTTGCCGAAAAGCACCAGGGCTGCAAACATCAGCGCCCAGCTCACAACACTCAGCCACCCAAGGGTTTTAAGCCACAGGTCTGCACCCTTCCTTCTATCTGAGCTTTTCCCAGGTATATAAGTCATTTTCCCAATCCCATTCTTATACAAACCGAGCAATCCAAAACAAAAAATCAAGTTTTGCCGGAGCAACCATTCATCTCAGAAAATGAATATGGTACCATCCAGCGACTAACTTCAGTCCACCTGTAATCTACAAAAAGATAACCATTACTGATAGTAATATCATTTATATAACAAAACTTCATCCCATAACAAAAAAATAAAGCGTATGTTTTAAAATAATTTATAGTAATCTGTATATCTATCAGGCGTAAGCCTTAAAGCCTTGGGACAGAGGATTATGGATAAACAAGCATGACCAGCACGAATAACAGAGTTTTCGACATAATCCGCAACAAAAGGACCCAACTCCCCACATTGCCTGTGGTCGCAGGCAATATCCTCAAAATTACCAGCGATGATAGCACTTCGGCCAGGGACCTGGCTGATTTCATCATAAACGACCAGGCCATTGTCAATAAACTCTTAAGACTCGCCAATTCAGCTTATTACGGATTGATCAAGAAGGTCGACAATATATCCCGGGCCATAACGGTCATCGGTTTCAGCGATGTAACCAGTCTTGCCATCGGCATGAGTGTTTTTTCCTCTTTTGACCTCAAGGGGGTTGACAAGGTTGTCAGCATGCACGACTTATGGCTGCACTCCATCTGCTGCGCAACTGCTGCAAAATCCATCGCCACAAAAATCAACCTCCCTGTTGATGAACAGATATTCTTATGCGGCTTGCTCCACGACATGGGTAAAATCATTTTTGCGATCCA includes:
- a CDS encoding NAD(P)/FAD-dependent oxidoreductase, whose product is MKNENPYDCIVTGGGPGGLQAALHLARFNRRVLVLDKGGGRTRHASHIENYLGRELVTGRELIEGGFDQVRNFGVEIARLRVSKVLKKELFEVRTPEKNFFSKFVIASTGATENLPRIANLHRFFAKSYFTCVDCDGYRTKGKKLVILGLSINAVRLAFAVKQMFTKDITLILDNFIPPDDFVEMLGEDGIVLKYGKAVELEGEDQLTGMQLDTGEFVPCEVILASFGYILNDDYLNDLALDRDSIRKITVSSKGESSCPGLYAVGAIRTGSSQAIIAAGRGAVAAIDINQKILEL
- a CDS encoding M15 family metallopeptidase translates to MKWEHNSLVETDTPAEEFVTINGETYPVQLPWKGHVFGIKDNPKSMDLVKVPIDFSFEESKIYVTRKTRDAFVRMANAAALEGIELKVDSGYRSMYYQRQVFMRLIAKGKTFEEIAGRGTAPPGYSEHMLGIAFDMVPSNSSFVKTESRKWLEGNAHKFCFEESYPEDLRDGFLWEPWHWRYTGCDT
- a CDS encoding HDOD domain-containing protein; protein product: MTSTNNRVFDIIRNKRTQLPTLPVVAGNILKITSDDSTSARDLADFIINDQAIVNKLLRLANSAYYGLIKKVDNISRAITVIGFSDVTSLAIGMSVFSSFDLKGVDKVVSMHDLWLHSICCATAAKSIATKINLPVDEQIFLCGLLHDMGKIIFAIHFPEEYKEVLDQARIQQKPLFMVEHEILGIEHATIAGYLMEQWNFPDKLLVPCKYHHNPFKCPDEHKKQAMLLEVADFVCLKSGIGLSGTPELKDVKITAKNLGLQIDDLKKIAMDLNRQRSKMEEFLKFLD